In the genome of Bradyrhizobium sp. CIAT3101, one region contains:
- a CDS encoding alpha/beta fold hydrolase, translated as MPRIDRDGVGIYYEVHGDGPPLLLTHGYSSTSAMWHGQIDALAKDHKLILWDMRGHGQSDYPDDPAAYSEALTVGDMAAMLDAVGARRAIIGGLSLGGYMSLAFYRAHPQAARALLIIDTGPGFKKDDAREAWNARALATADKLDREGLDVLKSATRERATASHRNAKGLALAARGMLTQRDAAVMELLPNINVPSLIVVGADDTPFLAASDYMAAKIPGAQKVVIPAAGHAVNIDQPKAFVDAVVPFLKNLPG; from the coding sequence ATGCCAAGGATCGATCGGGACGGCGTCGGCATCTATTATGAAGTGCATGGCGACGGGCCGCCGCTGCTGCTCACCCACGGCTACTCATCGACCTCGGCGATGTGGCACGGCCAGATCGATGCGCTCGCGAAGGACCACAAGCTGATCCTGTGGGACATGCGCGGCCATGGACAGTCCGATTATCCCGACGATCCCGCGGCCTACAGCGAGGCACTCACCGTCGGCGACATGGCGGCGATGCTCGACGCGGTCGGCGCCAGGCGCGCCATCATCGGCGGGCTGTCGCTCGGCGGCTACATGTCGCTGGCGTTCTACCGCGCCCACCCGCAAGCCGCACGCGCGCTGCTGATCATCGACACCGGCCCGGGCTTCAAGAAAGACGACGCGCGCGAGGCCTGGAATGCGCGTGCGCTCGCCACCGCCGACAAGCTCGATCGCGAAGGACTCGACGTGCTGAAATCAGCGACGCGCGAGCGCGCCACCGCCAGCCATCGCAACGCCAAGGGCCTGGCGCTGGCCGCGCGCGGCATGCTGACCCAGCGCGATGCGGCGGTGATGGAATTGTTGCCGAACATAAACGTGCCGTCGCTGATCGTGGTTGGCGCCGACGACACACCGTTCCTGGCGGCGTCCGACTACATGGCGGCCAAGATCCCGGGTGCACAAAAGGTCGTGATCCCCGCGGCCGGACACGCCGTCAACATCGATCAGCCCAAGGCTTTTGTTGACGCCGTGGTGCCTTTCCTGAAGAACTTGCCGGGATAG
- a CDS encoding (2Fe-2S)-binding protein: MPTLTINGRSMSVDAANDTPLLWAIREQLQMTGTKFGCGAGLCGACTVHVNGEAVRSCQTMVGDVAGKKITTIEGLSAKGDHPLQKAWVAEQVPQCGYCQSGQIMQAASLLAKNANPTKEEVVAHMDGNLCRCMTYSRIQKAIMRAATEMRTASAAGNERRPT, encoded by the coding sequence ATGCCAACGCTCACGATCAACGGGCGGAGTATGTCCGTGGATGCGGCAAACGACACGCCGCTCCTTTGGGCCATCCGCGAACAGTTGCAGATGACCGGCACGAAATTCGGCTGCGGTGCCGGCCTGTGCGGTGCCTGCACCGTGCACGTCAACGGCGAAGCCGTGCGGTCGTGCCAGACCATGGTCGGCGACGTCGCCGGCAAGAAGATCACCACCATCGAAGGCCTTTCCGCCAAGGGTGATCATCCCCTGCAGAAGGCGTGGGTTGCCGAGCAGGTGCCGCAATGCGGCTACTGCCAGTCCGGGCAGATCATGCAGGCGGCTTCGCTGCTGGCGAAGAACGCCAATCCGACCAAGGAAGAGGTCGTGGCTCATATGGACGGCAATCTCTGCCGTTGCATGACCTATTCGCGGATCCAGAAGGCAATCATGCGCGCCGCCACCGAGATGCGCACCGCATCCGCCGCCGGCAACGAGCGGAGGCCCACATGA